CTCGTGGTCGCCACCCCGACCGGCTCCACCGCCTACAACTTCGCCGCCGGCGGGCCCATCCTCTCCCCCCGGCTGAGCGCGCTCGTGTTCACCCCGGTCGCCGCGCACATGGTCTTCAACCGCAGCCTCGTGCTGGCCGCCGACGAGGCGGTCACGGTACGGGTACTCGACCAGTCGGGCCAGGTCGCGGTCAGCGTGGACGGCCAACTGCGCGGCGTACTCGATCCCGGAGACTGGGTGACGGTCCAGCCGGCGTCCCAGCCGGCCCACCTGGTACGCCTCCGCACCTCGCAGTTCTACTCGCGGTTGCGCGAGAGGTTCTCGCTCGCGGACGCCCCGGCGGCGGTGGCCGACAGCCGGATGCCCGACGCGGCGGACGGCTGAGCGGTCCGGCGCCCGCGCCGACGCCCGGTGCCGAGCCCGGCGGAGGGCCGACGGCCCGTTACGGCTTCCGTCCGACAGCGCCCAGCGCGTCGACCTCGGCGGGCGGGCCGTCCGGACCGGGGGCCGGTCGCCACCGGGTCACGGAGACGATGCCAGGTTCCAGGAGGTGTAGCCCCTCGAAGAACCGGGCGGCCTCCTCCGGGCTGCGCAGCCGGTACGGGTCACCGGCCTCGGCCCGCAGTCGGGCAGCCCTGTCGGCGGCCTCGGGATGCACCATCCGGGTGCCGTCCTCGAATACCAGATAGCTGCCGGAGGGTACGGCGGCCAGCAGCAGGCGCACGATCGCGTCCGCCTCGGTGTCGTCGAGGACCTGACCCAGGATGCCGAGCATCATGATCGCCACGGGCTGGTCGAAGTCCAGCGTCTCGGCGGCGATGGCGAGGATCTTGTCCGGGTTCCGCACGTCGGCGTCGATGTACGCGGTGGCCCCCTCCGCTGCGCCGACGAGCAACGCCCGGGCGTGCACCAGGACGAGCGGATCGTTGTCGACGTACACGATGCGGCAGCTCGGGTCGAGACGCTGGGCGACCTCGTGGGTGTTGTCCGCCGTCGGCAGCCCCGTGCCGATGTCGAGGAACTGCCGTACGCCCGCCTCCCCGACGAGATGACGGACGGCGCGACCGAGGAAGGCCCGCGAGTTCCGGGCGATGTCGACGATGTCCGGGTAGATCTCCCGGATCTGGTCACCGACCTGCCGGTCGATGGCGAAGTTGTCCTTGCCGCCGAGCCAGTAGTTCCAGGTCCGGGCCGAGTGTGGGATGGTCGTGTCGATCCTGGACGCCTGACCCGGTGCCGGCACGCTGCCCTCCATGTGGATCCCGTCTCTCCCGCCGTTGTCGGTGTCGCTCCTGGTGTCTCCGCCCAAAATAGAGCACCGGAGGCGCCCGGGCCACTGCCGGACCCACCGTCGCCGGACGGCTCCGGAGAGCCCTTTCCACCAGCTGAACGCGGCGCACCGGAACGCCCCCGGTGGCCGGCACGCGGACGGTCGCGCGCCGGCCCGGCCGGTCAGCAGCCGATCAGCAACCGATCACCCAGTGTCCGGGGCCGGTCTGCCGCAACGACGTGCTGGCAAAGACGTTGTACAGGCCCATCCGCGCTCCGGAGCCGACCGCGTAGGCGTAGCCGCCGGACTGGTAGGCCCGACCCGCCTGGACGTGCGCGTAGTTGTTCGCCGTGACGCAGACCGGGTCCTCGCCCGGGTCGCCCGGCTCCTCCCCCGGATCACCCGGGTCACCCGGGTTACCCGGATCGCCGCCGGTGCCGAGGCCGAAGTAGACCGCGTCCCGGTACGCCGAGCAGATGGTGTCCAGGAAGTACGCCGCCGCGGTCCCGCACTGCTCCGCCCCGGAGCCCGGGTCGACCGGCGTACCGTGCCCCATCCCGGCGACCCGGTACAGGCGTACCTGGTCGGCGCCGTACGTTTCCAGGGTGGTACCGCCCGGCAGCGTCGAGGTGCCGGACGGGGTCTGGGACACGCCGAGCACATTGGTCCACTGGTCGCGGGACTCCGTCGCGTTCGTCACCCCGACGGTGTAGTCGCCGGTGCCGTGCCAGATCGCGACCCTGGGCCGCTGGCCGGTGTAGCCGGGGTACGCGTTGCGGACCAGGTCGCCCCACTGGGCCGGGCTCCGGTCGACGCCCGGGTTCATGCAACTGAACGCGTTGACCATGCTGGTGGCACACCGGTACGGGATACCGGCGACGATCGACCCGGCCGCGAAGGTGTCCGGATAGCTGGCCAGCATCGCCGACGCCATGGCGCCACCAGCGGAGAGGCCGCTGACGTACACCCGGTTGGCGGCGGTGCCGAAGGTGGTCCGGGCGTGGTCGACCATCTGCCGGATCGACAGTGCCTCGCCCTGGCCGCGTGCGGTGTCCCCCGGTTCGAACCAGTTGAAGCAGGAGGTGGAGTTGTTCGCCGACTTCTGCTCCGGCACGATCAGCGCGAATCCCCACTGGTCGGCGTACTTGCGCCAGCCGGAGTTGCCGAAGTAGCCGTTGGCGTTCTGGGCACAGCCGTGCAGCAGCACCACGGCGGGGGCTCCGCTGGGCAGGTTGTCCGGCCGGTAGGCGTACATGGTGAGGTTGCCGGGGTTGGAACCGAAGCCGGTCACCTGGGTGAGGGTGGCGGCCTGGGCGGGGGCGGCGACGGCCAGTACGGCCACAGTGGCCAGTACGGGCACGAGGGCGGCCCGCACGAGGCGGGCCAGGACGGGTCTGGGGCGCATGGTTGGCCTCCGGCGACGGTGTGGGATGGGCCACTCTCAGGTTGCCGCGACGTTACGGCCGGAAGACGAACCGACGACATGGGGCGCAGTCACACATTCCCCCGTATCGAAGTGATGGCCTCCCCCATGGGCACGCCGCCGGATCGGCACCCGCCGGACCGGGCCCGGCGGCGCTGCTGGCCGGGCCGGGATCTCCACCGGCCAGGGAATGGCTGACCAGGGAAGACCTTCGCCCGCACGTCGCTTTCTACTGATTCATGCGAATGTGTTGACGCCTTCGTAGCACGTCGGTAATACTTGCCCCCAACGCGTTGCAAGATTGCGACAAAGTCATGCTCGTTTTGCTACTTGCTCGTGCAACTTCCGGGAGATCCCGTTCCGGGGCGTCCGCGCCGACCCCGCGGGCCCCGCGTACCGCCCGTCGCCACCGCGCCTGCCCCGACCCCCGACGACCGGATCCGCTCGCCGCCCGCAGCGCAACCGGCGCCGTACCGACGTACGCCCCGCCACGGTGGACCAGACCACCCGCGGATACCCCCGCACAGGAAGGACAGTGATGAGACGAACGAACCTGATCAGGGTGGCGGCGACGACAGTCGCGGCCACCCTGATCGCCGCCGTGGGGTGGCCAACCGTCGCGAACGCGGCCGCCGGACCGGACCTCCCGGTCGGAAAGGCGGCCTCGGCGAGGCCGGACGGCGCCCAGATCGCGGCCACCAACCTCGCCCTGGGCCGTCCCACCCAGGAAAGCGGCCACGCCGAGGTCTACGACTCCGCCCGGGTCGTCGACGGCAACCAGGGCACCTACTGGGAGAGCGTCAACAACGCCTTCCCCGAGTGGGTACAGGTCGACCTCGGCTCGTCGATGACCGTCAACAGCGTCGTACTGAAGCTGCCGACCTCCGGCTGGGCCACCCGCACCCAGACTCTGAGCGTGCAGGGCAGCACCAACGGATCGTCCTTCGCCGACCTGGCTCCGGCCCAGACCCACACCTTCAACCCGGCGACCAACGGCAACTCGGTCACGGTCAACTTCGGCCAGGCCGCCGCCCGCTACGTCCGGATCAACATCACCGCGAACAGCGGATGGCCGGCGGGGCAACTGTCGGAACTCGAGGTCTACGGAGCGGGAACCCCGACCGACACCACCGCGCCGAGCACCCCGGGTGCGCTGTCGCACAGCACCTCGGGCAACACCATCACGTTGAACTGGGGCGCCGCCACCGACTCCGGCGGCAGCGGCCTGGCCGGATACAACGTCTACCGCGCCGGCAACCTGGTCGCGACCCTGGGCACCGTGCTCACGTACCAGGACAGCCAGCCGCCGACGGCGACCGTGTCGTACCACGTCCGGGCCCGGGACGGTGCCGGCAACCTCTCCGGCAACAGCAACACCACCACCCGGACCGGCACACAGCAGCCGGGCTGCACGAACGTGGCACAGGGCAAGACCATGACGGCGAGCGGCTCCACCTTCACCTTCACCCCGGAGAAGGCGAACGACGGGCAGCTCGGCACCTACTGGGAGGGCGCAGCGGGCTACCCGCAGACCCTGACCGTCGCGCTGGGGGCGAACCACGCCATCACCGCGGTGAACGTCAAGCTGAACCCGGACCCCGCCTGGGGCACCCGTACCCAGAACTTCCAGGTGCTCGGCCGCGACCAGGCTTCGACCAGCTACACCAACCTGGTGTCGGCGGCGAGCTACCAGTTCGTCCAGGGCAACAACGTGGTGACCGTCCCGGTCGGCGCGTCCACGGCGGACGTGCAGCTCCGGTTCAACTCCAACACCGGTGCCCCGTCCGGCCAGGTCGCCGAGCTGGAGGTCTGCGGCACCCCGGCACCCAACCCCGACCTGGTCGTCAACGCGACGAGTTGGACGCCGGCATCGCCGAACGAGGCCACCCCGGTGACCCTCTCGGCCACGGTGCAGAACGTCGGATCGGCTGCGGCCGGCGCTACCACGGTCAACTTCAGCCTGGCCGGCACGGTCGTCGGCAGCGCCGCGGTCGGCGCGCTGGCCGCCGGCGGCTCGACCACGGTCTCGTTCAATGCCGGACCACGGCCGATGGGCAGCTACAGCGTCTCGTCGGTGGTCGACCCGACCAACACGATCGTCGAGCAGAACAACGCCAACAACAGCTTCACCGCCGCCGCGCCCCTGGTGGTCACCCAGGCGCCCGGGCCTGATTTGCAGGTCCTGAGCATCAGCTCCAACCCGCCGAACCCGGCCGTCGGGTCGGCGGTCACCTTCACCGTGGCGGTGAACAACCGTGGGACCGCCGCGACCGGCGCCACCACGGTCACCCGGCTGGTCGCGGGCAGCACCACGCTGAACACCAACACCCCGTCCATCGCCGCGGGCGCGACGGCCAACGTGGCGATCAGCGGCAGCTGGACCGCCACCAGCGGCGGTGCCACCATCACCGCGACCGCCGACGCGACCGGAGTCGTCGCCGAGACCAACGAGACCAACAACGTACGCTCGCAGTCGATCGTGGTCGGGCGCGGCGCGGCCGTGCCGTACACCGAGTACGAGGCCGAGGCCGCCAGCTACCAGGGCACCCTGCTGGAGGCCGATCCGAAGCGCACCTTCGGGCACACCAACTTCGCCTCCGAGTCCTCGGGTCGCAGGTCGGTACGCCTGAACAGCCAGGGCCAGTACGTCGAGTTCACCTCGACCAACCAGGCCAACTCGATCGTGGTCCGCAACTCCATCCCCGACTCGGCGGGCGGCGGCGGCACCGAGGCCACGATCAGCCTGTACGTCAACGGCAGCTTCAACCGAAAGCTGACCCTCTCCTCGCGCAACAGCTGGCTCTACGGGCTGACCGACGACACCGAGAGCCTGTCGAACACCCCGCAGGCGAACGCGCGCCGGCTCTTCGACGAGTCGCACGCGCTGCTGTCGCAGTCGTACCCGCCCGGCACCAGGTTCCGGTTGCAACGCGACACCGGTGACAACGCGTCGTTCTACGTCATCGACCTCGTCGACCTAGAGCAGGTCGCGGCGCCGCTGAGCCAACCCGCCGGGTGCACCTCGATCACGACGTACGGGGCCGTCCCGAACGACGGGCTCGACGACACGGCCGCCATCCAGCGTGCGGTTACCGACGACGAGAACGGCGTGATCAGCTGCGTCTGGATCCCGGCCGGCCAGTGGCGGCAGGAGCAGAAGATCCTCTCACCGGACCCCACCCGGGGCCAGTACAACCAGAAGGGCATCCGCAACGTGGTGGTGCGCGGTGCCGGGATGTGGCACTCGCAGCTCTACACGAACACCGAGCCGCAGAACGTGGTCGGCAACATCAACCACCCGCACGAGGGCAACGTCGGCTTCGACATCGACGACAACACCCAGATCTCCGACATCGCGATCTTCGGGATGACGACGAACCGGGCCAACCGGGGCCACGGCATCAACGGCCGGCTCGGCAAGAACACGAAGATCAGCAACGTCTGGATCGAGCACGTCAACGTCGGTGCCTGGGTCGGCCGCGACTACAGCGACACGCCGGCGTACTGGAACCCGGGTGACGGGATCGAGTTCACCGGGATGCGGATCCGGGACACGTACGCCGACGGCATCAACTTCGCCAACAGCACCCGCAACTCCCGGGTGTTCAACTCGTCGTTCCGGACCAACGGCGACGACGCCCTGGCGGTCTGGTCCAGCCGGTACGTCCGGGACACCTCGGTGGACATCGGACACGACAACCACTTCGTCAACAACACGATCCAGCTGCCCTGGCGGGCCAACGGCATCGCGATCTACGGCGGCTACGGCAACACGATCGAGAACAACCTGATCTACGACACCGCGAACTACCCGGGCATCATGCTGGCGACCGACCACGACCCGCTGCCCTTCTCGGGGCAGACGCTGATCGCCAACAACGGGCTCTACCGTACCGGTGGTGCCTTCTGGAACGAGGCACAGGAGTTCGGTGCCATCACGCTCTTCGCCGCCAGTCGGGACATCCCCGGTGTCACCATCCGGGACACCGAGATCCACGACTCGACGTACGACGGCATCCAGTTCAAGACCGGCGGCGGCAGTATCCCTGGCGTCGTGATCAGCAATGTCCGGATCGACAAGTCCAACAACGGAGCCGGCATCCTGGCCATGAGCGGTGCCCGGGGCAGCGCGACGCTGACCAACGTCACCATCACCAACTCGGCCACCGGCAACATCGTGGTCCAACCGGGATCGAGCTTCGTGATCAACGGAGGTTGACGGGGATCCGCCGGCCCGAGCCCCGACCGGGCCGGGCCGGTGGACTACCCCGGACCCTCGTGGCCCGGGCCGGTCTCGGGGGTCGACGCCAGCTCGGTGGCCGGGATCCAGGTGCTGTGTGCGCCGACCGGAACCCGGACCGGCAGCCGTACGGTGGCGAGCGGAGGGCTGGTGAAGTCCTGCGCGTCGAACACCACGAGCTCGCTGACGTCCCGGTCGCCGTCGTAGCGGAAGTGGAGGATCCAGCCGGCGTCCTCGCCGGCCGAGTCTGGCCGGGGCACGAACACGGCCTCGGTGGTGGCGTCGCCCGGTCGCAGCCGCCGGACCTCGCCCGAGCGCCGTCGCAGGTCGTACTTGACCAGGCCGTCCGGCGCGTGGGTCCGTACCGCCCGGCTCGTCGTCGCCGTCACCGCGTAGTAGAACCGATGTGCCCGACCCTGCCGGCGCGGATCGATCCGGGGCATCTCGCTGGGCCGCTCGTCGAGCTGTCGGGCCGGCGCGGAGTCGGCCGCGAGGTCGAGATCCCACTCCCACAAAGTTCCCGGCCGGCCGAAGGGATCCTCGGTACGCCCGTCGAAGAGCCGCGCGTACCGGATCGCGCGAACGACGATCCGATCCGACGAGACCTCCTCGGCACCGACGACGTGGTACACGAAACACGGCGGGATGGCGATCCAGCGCAGTGCACCGCCGCCACGGGGCAGCACGCCGACCCGGGACTGGTGCTCGTCGCGCCACCGGTACGGAAACCCGCCGCGTAACCCCTTCACCGCGTCGAATCGGACCGGCAGGTCGAAGAAGAGCACGTAGTTCGGGGTCAGCGCGATGTCGTGCAGCATCGGGCGGCCGTGCAGCGGGATCCGGCGTACCGTTCGCACCCGTCCGGACGGGGCGAGCACGAGATACTCGGCCCAGGTGCGCAGCGGCGAGTACGCCAGCACGTGCAGGTCACCGGTCGCCGGATCGACCTTCGGATGCGCCGAGAAGCCCCGCGGCAACTGCCCGCCGAGATCCGTGTAGCCGACGCTGTCCAGGGTGCTGCTGAGCTGCACCGGCAGGCAGCCCGACTCCACCAGGGCCAGGACCAGGCCGCCGTGGGAGACGATGTTGGTGTTGACGGTGTCCACGGGGAAGTGCCGGGGTCCCGGGGCGGGCCGCGTACCCAGTGCGCGGGCGACCCGTCGGGATCGGATCCACCGGTTCCGGAACCACAGTGCCCGGCCACCCCGCACCCGTACGCCACAGACGAGTCCGTCCGCCAGGAGCCACGGGTACCGCTCCGCCGAGCGGTGCTGCGGCGGCCGTACCGGCGAGGGGCCTATCTGGGTGAAGAGACCGTCCAACTCCTCCGGCACCCGCCCGGTCACCGCGAGCCGGTGGTGGGTCGCCTCCTCCCGCAGCGGCGCGAAGGCGCCCAGCAGGTAGGGGCTGGTACCGGGCGCGGAACTCATCCCCGGGCACCGATCGGGGTCACGGGGCGACCGCCACGTCGTGTCCGGTCCTGCGCCGCAGCAGCACCGGCAGGCCGTCCCGTGGATGCAGCGTGAGCGACGCCTCCGGGCGGATCGGCGTACGGCCCAGCAGCACCGACTGGTACTCCTGGGCCAGGGTGGCAACGGCCAGACACGCCTCCGCCGTCGCGAAGTCCGCGCCGACACACGCCCGGGGCCCCAGTCCGAACGGGATGACCGAGTGCCGCGAGTACCCGGCCTCCCGGCCGTTCCCGTCCGGGTCGAAGCGTTCGGGGCGGAACTCGTCCGGCTCGGACCACACCCGGGGGTCGCGGTTGCCGACGTAGGGACTCCAGGCCAGAACGGCGCCAGCGGGAATCCGGTGCCCGGCGATGACGTCGGGACCGAGAGCGCGACGCATCATGATCCACACCACCGGGTAGAGCCGCATCGCCTCGTCCACGACCATCCGGGTGTATCGAAGCGCGCCGAGGTCGGCGAGGGTGGCGGGCCGGCCGCCGAGCACGGACGTCAGCTCCGTCCGCAGTCGGGCATCGGCGGCCGGGTTCCGAGCCAGCAGGTACCAGCACCAGGTCAGGGTGTGTGCGAGCGTCTCGTGTCCCGCGAAGAACAGGCCGATCAGCTCGTCGCGGACCTGACCGGGCGTCGAGCCGCCGGCCTCGGTATCGGTGAGCAGCGGCGACAGCAGGCCGGTGGCCCCGGCCGGCTCCGCCGCACCCGTCCGGCTCCGGACGATCGCCGCGGTGAGGTCCCGGACCTGGCGCATCGCCCGGCGGAACTCGCGGTTGCGGCGGGTCGGCACGAAGAGCGGCGGAAACGGTCGGGCCAGGAACTCGGCCACGAAACCGGCGGCGAAGTCGAGGTTGCGGGCGATCTGCGCCACGTCGCCGACCACGTCGACGCCGAAGAGACTGCGGCAGGCGATGCGCATGGTCAGCCGCGTCATCTCCAGCGAGAAATCGACCTCGGCGCCGGAATCCGGGTACGTCCGCCAGTCGGCGAGGGTGTCGGCGAGACAGTTCTCGGTGACGTCCGCCGCCATCGGAAGGTGCTGCCGATGGAACGCGGGTTGCACGAGTCTGCGTCGGCGCAACCAGTCCTCGCCACCGTGCGACACCGTCAGGCCCTCGCCCAGGAACGGTCGGGCCGCGTTGTAGATGGGAGCGTTCTTGTCGTAGTTGCGGTGGTTGTCCTTGAGGACGTACCGCACATGGTCCGGATCGGTGATGAACACCATGCTCCGCCCGAGCAGGTCGACCCGGGCCACGCCGTCCGGCCCGCTGGCGACCTCGGCGAAGAGGCCGAGTGGATCACGACGGAAGAGCCGGAACGCGGCCACCGTGGGCAGTCTGGCGGTCTGTCCGATCGGGGTTCTCGGGCGCACCATCGGTCCATTGTGTCGGGAGCCGGCGTTCGGAACCGGGGCTCGGATCCGGCAAGCATAGAACGGCAACGATTTTCCGCACCGCCCCGACGGGATGGACCCAGGTCAGTCGAGCGGTGTGCTCAGCGGGCCAGGCCGTTGAGGTAGCGCTCGACGTTGCTGTACCCGTCGGCCCCGATGTCGTCGCCGTCGGCGGCGTTCGCCGGGTTCAGCCCGTTGGACCGCTCCCAGGTGTCCGGCATACCGTCCCGGTCGCCGTCGGCCGGGGCCGTACCTCCGGCGAGGGTGCCGAAGCCGCCCACCGTGGCGGGATCGGTGATGATCGCGCCGGTCTGGCCGGTCAGTTCGGTGATCAGTCGACGGTCGATCCGGTCCCGCCGCAGCGAGGCCCCGGCCTGGTCGACGACTGTCGCGTGAGCGGCAGCCGCCGACGATTCGGGAACCGCCGGGAAGGCGAACGGCGCCGGCTCCACCACGACGTTGCCCAGGTCGGCGGTTGTCGTGGCCCGGCCGTCCAGGACACCGTTCTTGTCCGAGTCGTAGTAGTTGCCGGCCGCGTAGATGTGGAAGTTGAGGTTGCCCCGGGTGAACGGGCCGCTGGAGCCGGTCGAGGGCCCCTTGACGAAGTAGTTGCCGATGACGTTGGCGTCGCTGCGCCCGGCGGAGTCGCCCTCGATGTACGCGTCGGAGCCCCAGTTGTAGACGACGTTGTTGACGAACTGGTTGCGGCCCTTGACCTTCGGGTTGCGGGTCTTGTTGTGCGCGTACAGGTTGCGGTAGAGGGTCACGCCGTCGCTCTGGATCAGGCCACCGCAGGAGTGCGGGTCGAGACCCTCGGAGATGATCGAGTTCTGCACCGTGATGTTGGTGCTGCTGTTGATGGAGAAGTTCTCGTCCCGTCCCCAGGAGACCGAGACGTGGTCGAAGATCTGGTTGCTGCCCTCGTTGATGGTGATGCCGTCGCGGTTCTGGTTCGGCGTCAACCCGTGCCGGAACCGCAGGTACCGGACGATCACGTTGTCGGCGTTGGAGAGCGACACCTGGTACCCCCGGGTCGCGATCCCGTCACCCGGCGCGGTCTGACCGGCGACGGTGATGTTGCTCTTGATGCTCAGCGGCGAGGCCAGCTCGATGTAACCGCCGACGTCGAAGACCACGATCCGGGGGCCCTGGCTCACCGCGTCGCGCAGCGACCCCGCTCCGGAGTCGTTGAGGTTCGTCACGTGGTAGACGGTGCCGCCCCGCCCGCCGGTCACGTTGGCACCGAAGCCGACCGCGCCCGGGAACGCGGGTACCGCGGCCGCCGGCCGGACCGGCGCGAGCGCCCCGCCCGCGGCCGGGAGAACGGTCGGTGGCGCGGCGGCCAGTGGCGCCACGGTGGCGGTCAGGGCGACCACCGCCCCGTAGGAGACGACGGCCACGCGGGTGCAGGCTGCTCGCAACACGATGTTCTCCTCGCCGGGCGAAGACCTCAACATATTGAAAGGTATCAACATAGTTGAAAGGTATCAATGCCTGATCTGGCCGGTCCACGCGCCGGACCCCGCCGACGAATCTCGGTAGTGGGGCCGGCAGAACCCGTCCCGGGCGCAACTGCGGGGCACCCCGGGTCAGGTGGCGGCCAGCCCCAGGCCCAGTGAGCCCGCCGCCAGCAGAAGGAACGGCAGCGGATAGCCGAGGTGCGCGTAGGCGTGTCCGCGTACGACCGTCGCGATCGCGCCGACGAAGTACAGGACCAGGCCGAGCGAGGCCGCGACCCCGATCGCGGGTACGACGATGCCCACCAGCAGCCCGACCGCGCCCACCGCCTTGAGGACGCCGAGCGGGAACAGCCAGGAGTGCGGCACGCCGTACCGGGTCATGTTCGCCAGGATCCAGTCGGCCCGGCGGAGGTCGACGACGGCGGCGTAGACGTTGGCGGCGGCGGCCAGCACGGTGACGATGACATACGCGGTGAACATCTGGATGCTCGCCTTCGGGTACGGGTTCTCGCGGAACGGGGCGACGATGCGGCGGTGGCGTAAGCGGTGCTGTTCGGTCCACCGGTATGACGGAACACGGTGGGCAAATGTGATCCGCACGAAAGGCGCCCCTGCCGGCAACGGCCGTCACCCAATGTAAGGACTCTTTACAGTACGTCCACGGGTACCTATCATTCGGCCAACGTCATTCACGTTGGTAACTCGAATCCGCGCCGGTCG
The nucleotide sequence above comes from Plantactinospora soyae. Encoded proteins:
- a CDS encoding SAM-dependent methyltransferase codes for the protein MEGSVPAPGQASRIDTTIPHSARTWNYWLGGKDNFAIDRQVGDQIREIYPDIVDIARNSRAFLGRAVRHLVGEAGVRQFLDIGTGLPTADNTHEVAQRLDPSCRIVYVDNDPLVLVHARALLVGAAEGATAYIDADVRNPDKILAIAAETLDFDQPVAIMMLGILGQVLDDTEADAIVRLLLAAVPSGSYLVFEDGTRMVHPEAADRAARLRAEAGDPYRLRSPEEAARFFEGLHLLEPGIVSVTRWRPAPGPDGPPAEVDALGAVGRKP
- a CDS encoding extracellular catalytic domain type 1 short-chain-length polyhydroxyalkanoate depolymerase — protein: MRPRPVLARLVRAALVPVLATVAVLAVAAPAQAATLTQVTGFGSNPGNLTMYAYRPDNLPSGAPAVVLLHGCAQNANGYFGNSGWRKYADQWGFALIVPEQKSANNSTSCFNWFEPGDTARGQGEALSIRQMVDHARTTFGTAANRVYVSGLSAGGAMASAMLASYPDTFAAGSIVAGIPYRCATSMVNAFSCMNPGVDRSPAQWGDLVRNAYPGYTGQRPRVAIWHGTGDYTVGVTNATESRDQWTNVLGVSQTPSGTSTLPGGTTLETYGADQVRLYRVAGMGHGTPVDPGSGAEQCGTAAAYFLDTICSAYRDAVYFGLGTGGDPGNPGDPGDPGEEPGDPGEDPVCVTANNYAHVQAGRAYQSGGYAYAVGSGARMGLYNVFASTSLRQTGPGHWVIGC
- a CDS encoding CARDB domain-containing protein; this translates as MRRTNLIRVAATTVAATLIAAVGWPTVANAAAGPDLPVGKAASARPDGAQIAATNLALGRPTQESGHAEVYDSARVVDGNQGTYWESVNNAFPEWVQVDLGSSMTVNSVVLKLPTSGWATRTQTLSVQGSTNGSSFADLAPAQTHTFNPATNGNSVTVNFGQAAARYVRINITANSGWPAGQLSELEVYGAGTPTDTTAPSTPGALSHSTSGNTITLNWGAATDSGGSGLAGYNVYRAGNLVATLGTVLTYQDSQPPTATVSYHVRARDGAGNLSGNSNTTTRTGTQQPGCTNVAQGKTMTASGSTFTFTPEKANDGQLGTYWEGAAGYPQTLTVALGANHAITAVNVKLNPDPAWGTRTQNFQVLGRDQASTSYTNLVSAASYQFVQGNNVVTVPVGASTADVQLRFNSNTGAPSGQVAELEVCGTPAPNPDLVVNATSWTPASPNEATPVTLSATVQNVGSAAAGATTVNFSLAGTVVGSAAVGALAAGGSTTVSFNAGPRPMGSYSVSSVVDPTNTIVEQNNANNSFTAAAPLVVTQAPGPDLQVLSISSNPPNPAVGSAVTFTVAVNNRGTAATGATTVTRLVAGSTTLNTNTPSIAAGATANVAISGSWTATSGGATITATADATGVVAETNETNNVRSQSIVVGRGAAVPYTEYEAEAASYQGTLLEADPKRTFGHTNFASESSGRRSVRLNSQGQYVEFTSTNQANSIVVRNSIPDSAGGGGTEATISLYVNGSFNRKLTLSSRNSWLYGLTDDTESLSNTPQANARRLFDESHALLSQSYPPGTRFRLQRDTGDNASFYVIDLVDLEQVAAPLSQPAGCTSITTYGAVPNDGLDDTAAIQRAVTDDENGVISCVWIPAGQWRQEQKILSPDPTRGQYNQKGIRNVVVRGAGMWHSQLYTNTEPQNVVGNINHPHEGNVGFDIDDNTQISDIAIFGMTTNRANRGHGINGRLGKNTKISNVWIEHVNVGAWVGRDYSDTPAYWNPGDGIEFTGMRIRDTYADGINFANSTRNSRVFNSSFRTNGDDALAVWSSRYVRDTSVDIGHDNHFVNNTIQLPWRANGIAIYGGYGNTIENNLIYDTANYPGIMLATDHDPLPFSGQTLIANNGLYRTGGAFWNEAQEFGAITLFAASRDIPGVTIRDTEIHDSTYDGIQFKTGGGSIPGVVISNVRIDKSNNGAGILAMSGARGSATLTNVTITNSATGNIVVQPGSSFVINGG
- a CDS encoding carotenoid oxygenase family protein: MSSAPGTSPYLLGAFAPLREEATHHRLAVTGRVPEELDGLFTQIGPSPVRPPQHRSAERYPWLLADGLVCGVRVRGGRALWFRNRWIRSRRVARALGTRPAPGPRHFPVDTVNTNIVSHGGLVLALVESGCLPVQLSSTLDSVGYTDLGGQLPRGFSAHPKVDPATGDLHVLAYSPLRTWAEYLVLAPSGRVRTVRRIPLHGRPMLHDIALTPNYVLFFDLPVRFDAVKGLRGGFPYRWRDEHQSRVGVLPRGGGALRWIAIPPCFVYHVVGAEEVSSDRIVVRAIRYARLFDGRTEDPFGRPGTLWEWDLDLAADSAPARQLDERPSEMPRIDPRRQGRAHRFYYAVTATTSRAVRTHAPDGLVKYDLRRRSGEVRRLRPGDATTEAVFVPRPDSAGEDAGWILHFRYDGDRDVSELVVFDAQDFTSPPLATVRLPVRVPVGAHSTWIPATELASTPETGPGHEGPG
- a CDS encoding cytochrome P450, with translation MVRPRTPIGQTARLPTVAAFRLFRRDPLGLFAEVASGPDGVARVDLLGRSMVFITDPDHVRYVLKDNHRNYDKNAPIYNAARPFLGEGLTVSHGGEDWLRRRRLVQPAFHRQHLPMAADVTENCLADTLADWRTYPDSGAEVDFSLEMTRLTMRIACRSLFGVDVVGDVAQIARNLDFAAGFVAEFLARPFPPLFVPTRRNREFRRAMRQVRDLTAAIVRSRTGAAEPAGATGLLSPLLTDTEAGGSTPGQVRDELIGLFFAGHETLAHTLTWCWYLLARNPAADARLRTELTSVLGGRPATLADLGALRYTRMVVDEAMRLYPVVWIMMRRALGPDVIAGHRIPAGAVLAWSPYVGNRDPRVWSEPDEFRPERFDPDGNGREAGYSRHSVIPFGLGPRACVGADFATAEACLAVATLAQEYQSVLLGRTPIRPEASLTLHPRDGLPVLLRRRTGHDVAVAP
- a CDS encoding pectate lyase family protein, translating into MLRAACTRVAVVSYGAVVALTATVAPLAAAPPTVLPAAGGALAPVRPAAAVPAFPGAVGFGANVTGGRGGTVYHVTNLNDSGAGSLRDAVSQGPRIVVFDVGGYIELASPLSIKSNITVAGQTAPGDGIATRGYQVSLSNADNVIVRYLRFRHGLTPNQNRDGITINEGSNQIFDHVSVSWGRDENFSINSSTNITVQNSIISEGLDPHSCGGLIQSDGVTLYRNLYAHNKTRNPKVKGRNQFVNNVVYNWGSDAYIEGDSAGRSDANVIGNYFVKGPSTGSSGPFTRGNLNFHIYAAGNYYDSDKNGVLDGRATTTADLGNVVVEPAPFAFPAVPESSAAAAHATVVDQAGASLRRDRIDRRLITELTGQTGAIITDPATVGGFGTLAGGTAPADGDRDGMPDTWERSNGLNPANAADGDDIGADGYSNVERYLNGLAR
- a CDS encoding DoxX family protein, which translates into the protein MFTAYVIVTVLAAAANVYAAVVDLRRADWILANMTRYGVPHSWLFPLGVLKAVGAVGLLVGIVVPAIGVAASLGLVLYFVGAIATVVRGHAYAHLGYPLPFLLLAAGSLGLGLAAT